Proteins co-encoded in one Pseudomonas fluorescens genomic window:
- the ispC gene encoding 1-deoxy-D-xylulose-5-phosphate reductoisomerase, giving the protein MSRPQQITVLGATGSIGLSTLDVIARHPERYQVFALSGFTRLSELFALCVRHVPQFAVVPEVAAARGLQDDLRAAGLSTRVLVGEEGLCQVAAAPEVDAVMAAIVGAAGLRPTLAAVEAGKKILLANKEALVMSGALFMEAVRKSGSVLLPIDSEHNAIFQCMPQDFSRGLSNVGVRRILLTASGGPFRQTPMAELAHVSPDQACAHPNWSMGRKISVDSASMMNKGLELIEACWLFDARPSQVEVVIHPQSVIHSLVDYVDGSVLAQLGNPDMRTPIANALAWPERIDSGVAPLDLFAIARLDFEAPDEKRFPCLRLARQAAEAGNSAPAMLNAANEVAVAAFLDGRVRYLEIASIIEEVLNLEPVVALNDLDAVFTADAAARTLAGQWLTRHGR; this is encoded by the coding sequence GTGAGTCGCCCACAGCAGATTACCGTTCTGGGGGCGACCGGTTCGATCGGTTTGAGCACTCTGGATGTCATTGCTCGTCATCCTGAGCGTTATCAGGTTTTTGCCCTGAGTGGTTTCACGCGCCTGAGCGAGCTGTTTGCCCTGTGCGTGCGCCATGTGCCGCAATTCGCGGTGGTGCCGGAAGTCGCAGCGGCGCGTGGCTTGCAGGACGATCTGCGTGCTGCCGGTCTGTCGACTCGCGTGCTGGTGGGCGAGGAGGGGCTGTGTCAGGTGGCGGCTGCTCCCGAGGTGGACGCGGTGATGGCGGCCATCGTCGGTGCTGCCGGTCTGCGCCCGACCCTCGCCGCGGTCGAGGCGGGCAAGAAAATTCTTTTGGCGAACAAGGAAGCGCTGGTGATGTCCGGCGCCTTGTTCATGGAAGCCGTGCGCAAGAGCGGTTCGGTCCTGCTGCCAATCGACAGTGAGCACAATGCGATTTTTCAGTGCATGCCGCAGGATTTTTCCCGTGGTTTGAGCAATGTCGGTGTGCGTCGGATTTTACTGACAGCCTCTGGCGGTCCCTTCCGGCAGACGCCGATGGCCGAACTGGCGCATGTTTCACCCGATCAGGCCTGTGCTCATCCGAACTGGTCCATGGGGCGCAAGATCTCGGTGGATTCAGCCAGCATGATGAACAAGGGGCTTGAGCTGATCGAGGCCTGCTGGCTGTTCGATGCCCGACCGTCGCAAGTCGAGGTGGTGATCCATCCGCAAAGCGTGATTCACTCCCTGGTCGACTATGTGGATGGCTCGGTGCTGGCGCAGTTGGGCAATCCCGACATGCGTACCCCCATCGCCAATGCGTTGGCCTGGCCGGAGCGTATTGATTCGGGTGTGGCTCCACTGGATCTGTTTGCCATCGCGCGACTGGATTTCGAGGCACCCGATGAGAAGCGCTTTCCGTGCCTGCGACTGGCACGTCAGGCAGCCGAGGCGGGCAACAGTGCGCCTGCCATGCTCAATGCCGCGAATGAAGTGGCGGTAGCAGCGTTTCTCGACGGGCGGGTTCGCTACCTCGAAATCGCGAGTATCATCGAGGAAGTGTTGAATCTCGAGCCGGTGGTTGCGCTGAATGATCTTGATGCGGTGTTTACCGCGGACGCGGCGGCACGCACGCTGGCCGGTCAATGGCTGACTCGCCACGGTCGATAG
- the rseP gene encoding sigma E protease regulator RseP produces MSALYMIAGTLIALGVLVTFHEFGHFWVARRCGVKVLRFSVGFGMPLLRWHDKQGTEFVVAAIPLGGYVKMLDEREGEVPADQLHQSFNRKSVRQRIAIVAAGPVANFLLAMVFFWVLAMLGSEQVRPVIGAVESGSIAAKAGLSAGQEIVAIDGEPTSGWAAVNLQLVRRLGESGSLQVLVREQGSTADSPRELALDHWLKGADEPDPIRSLGIRPWRPALPPVLAELDPKGPAQAAGLKTGDRLLALDGKALDDWQQVVDTVRTRPDTKIMLRVERDGAQIDVPVTLAARGESKSPSGYLGAGVKAVDWPPEMIREVSYGPLAAIGEGARRTWTMSVLTLDSLKKMLFGELSVKNLSGPITIAKVAGASAQSGVADFLNFLAYLSISLGVLNLLPIPVLDGGHLLFYLIEWARGRPLSDRVQGWGIQIGISLVVGVMLLALVNDLGRL; encoded by the coding sequence ATGAGCGCGCTCTATATGATTGCCGGCACCCTGATCGCCTTGGGTGTGCTGGTCACCTTTCACGAATTCGGCCACTTCTGGGTCGCGCGTCGCTGTGGCGTCAAGGTTCTGCGCTTTTCCGTGGGCTTCGGCATGCCGTTGCTGCGCTGGCACGACAAGCAGGGAACCGAGTTCGTCGTCGCGGCCATTCCGCTGGGCGGCTACGTCAAGATGCTGGATGAGCGTGAAGGTGAAGTGCCGGCCGATCAGCTCCATCAGTCTTTCAATCGCAAGTCCGTTCGTCAGCGCATTGCCATCGTCGCCGCCGGTCCCGTTGCCAACTTTCTGCTGGCCATGGTGTTCTTCTGGGTGCTGGCCATGCTGGGCAGCGAACAGGTGCGTCCGGTCATCGGTGCAGTCGAGTCCGGCAGTATCGCGGCGAAGGCCGGCCTGAGTGCGGGCCAGGAAATCGTGGCCATCGACGGCGAGCCGACGTCCGGCTGGGCTGCGGTCAATCTGCAATTGGTACGTCGCCTGGGGGAAAGTGGTTCGCTGCAGGTGCTGGTGCGCGAGCAGGGCTCTACTGCTGATTCGCCACGGGAGCTTGCGCTGGATCATTGGCTCAAAGGGGCTGACGAGCCGGATCCGATTCGCTCCCTGGGTATTCGCCCATGGCGCCCTGCGCTGCCGCCAGTGCTCGCTGAGCTCGATCCGAAAGGCCCGGCACAGGCTGCCGGGCTGAAAACCGGTGATCGCCTTCTGGCCCTTGATGGCAAGGCGCTGGATGACTGGCAGCAGGTCGTCGATACGGTACGTACGCGTCCTGATACCAAAATCATGCTGCGCGTCGAGCGCGACGGTGCTCAAATCGACGTCCCGGTGACACTGGCGGCGCGCGGCGAGAGCAAGTCGCCAAGCGGTTATCTGGGGGCGGGGGTGAAGGCCGTCGACTGGCCACCGGAGATGATTCGCGAGGTCAGCTACGGCCCTTTGGCCGCGATTGGCGAGGGTGCCCGTCGTACCTGGACCATGAGTGTCCTGACGCTGGATTCACTGAAGAAAATGCTGTTCGGCGAGCTCTCGGTAAAAAACTTGAGTGGACCGATAACCATTGCTAAAGTGGCGGGCGCTTCTGCCCAGTCGGGCGTTGCTGATTTCCTGAATTTCCTTGCTTATCTGAGTATTAGCCTGGGGGTTCTGAATTTGCTGCCCATTCCTGTACTGGATGGGGGGCATTTGTTGTTTTATCTGATCGAGTGGGCGCGTGGTCGTCCCTTGTCGGATCGGGTGCAAGGTTGGGGGATACAGATCGGTATCAGTTTGGTGGTCGGGGTGATGTTGCTTGCTCTGGTCAACGACCTGGGTCGTCTGTAA
- the bamA gene encoding outer membrane protein assembly factor BamA, which translates to MKRLLLTAVLTVLMIAEVHAESFTISDIRVNGLQRVSAGSVFGALPLNVGEQADDRRLVESTRALFKTGFFQDIQLGREGNVLVITVVERPSVASIEIEGNKAISTEDLMKGLKQSGLAEGEIFQRATLEGVRNELQRQYVAQGRYSATVDTEVVSQPRNRVGLKVKINEGTVAAIQHINVVGNTVFPEEDLVDLFELKTTNWLSFFKNDDKYAREKLSGDLERLRSYYLDRGYINMDIASTQVSITPDKKHVYITVNVNEGEKYTVRDVKLSGDLKVPEDQVKSLLLVQKGQVFSRKLMTTTSELITRRLGNEGYTFANVNGVPQPHDDDHTVDILFAVDPGKRAYVNRINFRGNTKSEDEVLRREMRQMEGGWASTYLIDQSKTRLERLGFFKEVNVETPAVPGVDDQVDVNYAVEEQASGSITASVGFAQSAGLILGGSITQNNFLGTGNRVSVGLTRSEYQSRYNFGYVDPYWTADGVSLGYNAFYRTTDYKDLDVDVASYAVDSLGAGVNVGYPISETSRLTFGLSAQQDKIKTGQYTVDEIFDFVNREGDQYLNFKASAGWSESTLNKGVLPTRGRSQSLTLESTIPGSDLSFYKLDYRGQLFQPITENYTLRLHTELGYGDGYGSTDGLPFYENYYAGGFNSVRGFKDSTLGPRSTPSRGKDKTGNVGTIADPDQDPLPFGGNVLIQGGVEVLFPMPFVKDQRSLRTSVFWDVGNVFDSKCQQTLNTDGITKSKTQCNDISFSNMASSVGVGVTWVTALGPLSFALATPVKKPDNAETQVFQFSLGQTF; encoded by the coding sequence ATGAAACGTCTGCTGCTAACTGCGGTTCTCACCGTATTGATGATCGCCGAAGTTCACGCCGAGTCCTTCACTATCTCTGATATTCGCGTCAACGGCCTCCAGCGGGTCTCCGCGGGTAGCGTCTTTGGTGCCTTGCCGTTGAACGTCGGCGAGCAGGCGGATGATCGTCGCCTGGTGGAATCCACTCGTGCGTTGTTCAAAACCGGTTTCTTTCAAGATATCCAGCTGGGCCGCGAAGGCAACGTTCTGGTGATCACCGTCGTCGAACGTCCATCGGTCGCAAGCATCGAGATCGAAGGCAACAAGGCGATCTCCACCGAAGACCTGATGAAGGGCCTCAAGCAATCCGGTCTGGCCGAAGGCGAGATCTTCCAGCGCGCGACCCTCGAAGGCGTGCGTAACGAGCTGCAACGTCAGTACGTTGCGCAAGGTCGTTACTCGGCTACCGTCGATACCGAAGTGGTATCGCAGCCGCGTAACCGTGTCGGCCTGAAAGTGAAGATCAACGAAGGCACCGTTGCTGCCATTCAGCATATCAACGTGGTGGGCAACACGGTTTTCCCCGAGGAAGACCTGGTCGACCTGTTCGAGCTGAAAACCACCAACTGGCTGTCGTTCTTCAAGAACGACGACAAATACGCCCGTGAAAAGCTTTCCGGTGACCTGGAGCGTCTGCGTTCCTACTACCTGGACCGCGGCTATATCAACATGGATATCGCTTCGACCCAGGTTTCCATTACTCCGGACAAAAAGCACGTCTATATCACTGTCAACGTCAACGAAGGCGAGAAGTACACCGTTCGTGACGTCAAGCTCAGTGGTGACCTGAAAGTGCCTGAAGACCAGGTCAAGTCCCTGCTGCTGGTGCAGAAAGGTCAGGTTTTCTCGCGCAAGCTGATGACCACCACCTCGGAACTGATTACCCGTCGTCTGGGCAACGAGGGCTACACCTTCGCCAACGTCAACGGTGTTCCGCAGCCGCACGACGATGACCACACCGTGGACATCCTGTTCGCTGTAGATCCAGGCAAGCGTGCCTACGTCAACCGTATCAACTTCCGTGGCAACACCAAGTCCGAGGACGAAGTGCTGCGTCGTGAAATGCGCCAGATGGAAGGCGGCTGGGCTTCTACCTACCTGATCGACCAGTCCAAGACCCGTCTTGAACGTCTGGGCTTCTTCAAGGAAGTCAACGTCGAGACCCCGGCTGTTCCAGGTGTCGACGACCAGGTTGACGTGAACTATGCCGTTGAAGAGCAGGCTTCCGGTTCGATCACCGCCAGCGTCGGTTTTGCCCAGAGCGCCGGTCTGATCCTCGGTGGTTCTATCACCCAGAACAACTTCCTGGGTACCGGTAACCGCGTCAGCGTCGGCCTCACCCGTAGTGAATACCAGAGCCGCTACAACTTCGGCTACGTTGACCCCTACTGGACCGCCGACGGCGTGAGCCTGGGCTACAACGCGTTCTATCGCACCACCGACTACAAAGACCTCGACGTCGACGTAGCAAGCTATGCGGTAGACAGCCTGGGTGCCGGCGTGAACGTCGGTTACCCGATCAGCGAGACTTCGCGTCTGACCTTCGGCCTGTCCGCGCAACAGGACAAGATCAAGACCGGTCAGTACACCGTCGACGAGATTTTCGACTTCGTGAACCGCGAAGGCGACCAGTACCTGAACTTCAAGGCGTCGGCCGGCTGGTCTGAATCGACCCTGAACAAAGGCGTGCTGCCGACCCGTGGTCGTTCCCAGAGCCTGACCCTGGAAAGCACCATTCCGGGCAGCGACCTGTCGTTCTACAAACTCGACTACCGTGGTCAGCTGTTCCAGCCGATCACCGAGAACTACACCCTGCGTCTGCACACCGAGCTGGGCTATGGTGATGGTTACGGTTCGACCGATGGCTTGCCGTTCTATGAAAACTACTATGCTGGTGGTTTCAACTCGGTTCGCGGCTTCAAGGACAGCACCTTGGGTCCACGCAGTACGCCTAGCCGTGGTAAGGATAAGACCGGTAACGTCGGCACGATCGCAGACCCGGACCAGGATCCGCTGCCGTTCGGTGGCAACGTCCTGATCCAAGGTGGTGTGGAAGTCCTGTTCCCGATGCCGTTCGTCAAGGATCAGCGTTCGCTGCGTACTTCCGTGTTCTGGGATGTGGGTAACGTTTTCGACTCCAAGTGCCAGCAGACACTCAACACTGACGGCATCACCAAGTCCAAGACGCAGTGCAACGACATCAGCTTCAGCAACATGGCCAGTTCCGTCGGTGTCGGCGTGACCTGGGTTACCGCACTGGGTCCTTTGAGCTTCGCGCTGGCCACGCCGGTCAAGAAACCGGATAACGCTGAAACTCAAGTGTTCCAATTCTCCCTCGGCCAGACGTTCTAA
- a CDS encoding OmpH family outer membrane protein: protein MRKLTQLVLLASVLVAGPAFADMKIAVLNYQMALLESDAAKKYAVDAEKKFGPQLTKLKTLESSAKGIQDRLMAGGDKMQQGERERLELEFKQKARDFQFQSKELNEAKAVADREMLKQLKPKLDSAVEEVIKKGGFDLVFERGAVIDVKPQYDITRQVIERMNQLK, encoded by the coding sequence GTGCGTAAGTTGACTCAATTGGTTCTCCTGGCCTCCGTACTGGTGGCAGGCCCGGCGTTTGCCGACATGAAAATCGCTGTTCTGAACTATCAAATGGCACTGCTGGAATCCGATGCGGCGAAGAAGTACGCCGTGGATGCCGAGAAGAAGTTCGGCCCGCAACTGACCAAGCTCAAGACGCTGGAAAGCAGCGCCAAGGGTATTCAGGATCGCCTGATGGCCGGTGGCGACAAGATGCAGCAGGGCGAGCGTGAGCGTCTGGAGCTGGAATTCAAGCAAAAGGCCCGGGACTTCCAGTTCCAGTCCAAGGAGCTGAACGAAGCCAAGGCCGTTGCTGACCGCGAAATGCTCAAGCAACTGAAGCCGAAACTGGATAGCGCAGTGGAAGAAGTCATCAAGAAAGGTGGTTTTGACCTGGTGTTCGAGCGTGGCGCAGTCATCGATGTCAAACCTCAGTACGACATCACGCGCCAGGTTATCGAGCGCATGAATCAGCTGAAGTAA
- the lpxD gene encoding UDP-3-O-(3-hydroxymyristoyl)glucosamine N-acyltransferase, giving the protein MTVTIKLGQLAEFLGATLSGDPEQQITGLATLQEAGPAQLSFLANPQYRKYLAGSQAAALLLKAADAEGYAGNALVVPDPYLAYARISHLFDPKPKSTAGIHPSAVIAPDAVVDPTACIGPFVVIEAGARIGAGVTLGAHCVVGARSEIGEGGWLAPRVTLYHDVRIGKRVVIQSGAVLGGEGFGFANEKGIWQKIAQIGGVTIGDDVEIGVNTAIDRGALADTVIGNGVKLDNQIQIAHNVQVGDHTAMAACVGISGSTKIGKHCMLAGGVGLVGHIDICDNVFLTGMTMVTHSITEPGAYSSGTAMQPAAEWRKSAARIRQLDDLARRLKQLEKRVGEVTPGGNASSEG; this is encoded by the coding sequence ATGACCGTGACTATCAAGCTCGGCCAGTTGGCCGAGTTCCTCGGCGCCACCCTGAGTGGCGATCCCGAGCAGCAAATTACTGGGCTAGCCACCTTGCAGGAGGCTGGCCCAGCTCAGTTGAGCTTTCTGGCAAACCCTCAATACCGCAAATACCTGGCCGGCTCCCAAGCCGCAGCGCTGTTGCTCAAGGCAGCCGACGCCGAAGGCTATGCCGGGAATGCACTGGTGGTGCCGGATCCTTACCTGGCTTATGCCCGTATTTCCCACCTGTTCGATCCGAAGCCGAAATCCACTGCCGGTATCCACCCGAGTGCGGTGATCGCGCCGGACGCCGTCGTTGATCCGACTGCCTGCATCGGTCCCTTTGTGGTGATCGAGGCGGGTGCGCGGATTGGGGCCGGTGTAACCCTCGGCGCGCATTGCGTCGTCGGTGCCCGTAGCGAAATCGGCGAGGGCGGCTGGCTGGCTCCGCGGGTGACGCTGTATCACGATGTGCGTATCGGCAAGCGAGTGGTGATTCAGTCCGGTGCCGTGCTCGGCGGTGAAGGCTTCGGCTTTGCCAACGAGAAAGGCATCTGGCAGAAAATCGCCCAGATCGGTGGCGTGACCATCGGCGACGATGTGGAGATCGGCGTTAATACCGCCATCGACCGCGGTGCGCTGGCCGACACCGTGATCGGCAACGGCGTGAAGCTCGACAACCAGATTCAGATCGCCCACAACGTACAGGTCGGTGATCACACCGCCATGGCCGCGTGCGTGGGGATTTCGGGCAGCACCAAAATCGGCAAGCACTGCATGCTCGCCGGGGGTGTCGGCCTGGTAGGGCACATCGATATTTGTGACAACGTTTTCCTGACTGGAATGACCATGGTTACCCACTCGATCACCGAGCCGGGTGCCTACTCTTCCGGTACAGCCATGCAGCCGGCTGCCGAATGGCGTAAAAGCGCGGCGCGCATTCGTCAGCTCGATGACCTCGCGCGGCGTTTGAAACAGCTTGAAAAGCGCGTAGGGGAAGTGACCCCTGGCGGCAATGCTTCATCTGAAGGCTGA
- the fabZ gene encoding 3-hydroxyacyl-ACP dehydratase FabZ produces MMDINEIREYLPHRYPFLLVDRVVELDTEGKRIRAYKNVSINEPFFNGHFPAHPIMPGVLIIEAMAQAAGILGFKMLDVKPADGTLYYFVGSDKLRFRQPVLPGDQLILEAKFISCKRQIWKFECQASVDGKPVCSAEIICAERKL; encoded by the coding sequence ATGATGGACATCAACGAGATTCGCGAATACCTGCCTCACCGTTACCCGTTCCTGCTGGTGGACCGGGTAGTGGAGTTGGATACGGAAGGCAAGCGCATTCGCGCCTACAAGAATGTCAGCATCAACGAACCGTTCTTCAATGGTCACTTCCCGGCCCACCCGATCATGCCGGGCGTGCTGATTATCGAAGCGATGGCTCAGGCTGCCGGGATCCTTGGTTTCAAGATGCTCGATGTGAAACCGGCCGATGGCACCCTCTACTATTTCGTCGGTTCCGACAAACTGCGTTTCCGTCAGCCAGTGCTGCCGGGTGACCAGTTGATCCTCGAAGCCAAGTTCATCAGCTGCAAACGCCAGATCTGGAAGTTCGAATGCCAGGCTTCGGTCGATGGCAAGCCGGTCTGCTCCGCTGAAATCATCTGCGCGGAACGCAAGCTATGA
- the lpxA gene encoding acyl-ACP--UDP-N-acetylglucosamine O-acyltransferase translates to MSLIDPRAIIDPSAVLAEGVEVGPWSIIGAGVEVGEGTVIGPHVILKGPTRIGKHNRIYQFSSVGEDTPDLKYKGEDTRLVIGDHNVIREGVTIHRGTVQDRSETTLGDHNLIMAYAHIGHDSVIGNHCILVNNTALAGHVHVDDWAILSGFTLVHQYCHIGAHSFSGMGTAIGKDVPAFVTVFGNPAEARSMNFEGMRRRGFSEDAIHALRRAYKTVYRQGLTVEQALAELAEPSAQFPEVAMFRDSIQSSTRGITR, encoded by the coding sequence ATGAGTTTGATTGACCCTCGCGCAATCATCGATCCTTCGGCCGTACTGGCCGAGGGTGTCGAGGTCGGCCCGTGGTCGATCATCGGCGCAGGTGTGGAAGTCGGCGAGGGAACAGTGATCGGGCCTCACGTGATCCTCAAAGGTCCAACCCGAATCGGCAAGCACAACCGCATCTACCAGTTTTCCTCGGTAGGCGAAGACACGCCGGATCTCAAGTACAAGGGCGAAGACACCCGTCTGGTGATCGGCGACCATAACGTGATCCGAGAAGGCGTGACGATTCACCGTGGCACGGTTCAGGATCGTTCCGAAACCACGCTGGGCGACCATAACCTGATCATGGCCTATGCCCACATCGGTCACGACAGTGTCATCGGCAACCATTGCATCCTGGTCAACAACACTGCGTTGGCCGGCCATGTGCACGTTGATGACTGGGCAATTCTGTCCGGTTTCACCCTGGTGCATCAGTATTGCCACATTGGCGCCCACAGCTTTTCCGGCATGGGCACAGCGATCGGCAAGGACGTTCCTGCGTTCGTTACCGTATTCGGCAACCCGGCCGAAGCGCGCAGCATGAACTTCGAGGGCATGCGCCGTCGCGGTTTCAGCGAAGACGCCATTCACGCCCTGCGCCGGGCGTACAAAACGGTGTATCGCCAGGGCCTGACCGTCGAACAGGCGCTGGCCGAACTGGCCGAGCCGTCTGCACAGTTCCCGGAAGTCGCGATGTTCCGTGACTCCATCCAGTCGTCGACCCGCGGCATCACCCGCTGA
- the lpxB gene encoding lipid-A-disaccharide synthase, producing MANLRIALVAGEASGDILGAGLMRALKAQHPAVEFIGVGGPLMQAEGLTSYFPMERLSVMGLVEVLGRLRELLKRRKDLIATLIAEKPDAFIGIDAPDFNLNIELKLRQAGIKTVHYVSPSVWAWRQKRVLKIREGCDLMLTLLPFEAKFYEEKGVPVRFVGHTLADTIPLEADRASARAELGLSDGPLVALMPGSRGGEVSRLGALFLDTAERLRAMRPGLRFVMPCANPERRAQLEALLAGRDLPVTLLDGKSHLALAACNAVLIASGTATLEALLYKRPMVVAYRLAPLTYWILKRMVKSPYVSLPNLLAQRLLVPELLQDDATVEALAQTLSPLIDGGEEQTRGFDEIHRTLRLDASNQAADAVLNLIGQKR from the coding sequence ATGGCCAATCTGCGTATTGCGCTGGTGGCGGGGGAGGCTTCCGGTGACATTCTGGGCGCCGGTCTCATGCGCGCCCTCAAGGCACAGCATCCTGCGGTGGAGTTCATCGGAGTCGGCGGTCCGCTGATGCAGGCCGAAGGCCTGACCTCCTATTTTCCGATGGAACGTCTGTCGGTCATGGGGCTGGTGGAAGTCCTGGGGCGGTTGCGCGAGTTGCTCAAGCGCCGCAAGGACCTGATCGCCACGCTGATCGCCGAAAAACCGGATGCCTTCATCGGCATTGATGCACCGGATTTCAACCTCAATATCGAACTCAAACTGCGTCAGGCCGGGATCAAGACCGTGCACTACGTCAGCCCTTCGGTATGGGCCTGGCGGCAGAAGCGGGTGCTGAAGATCCGCGAAGGCTGCGACCTGATGCTCACGTTGTTGCCGTTCGAAGCAAAGTTTTACGAAGAGAAGGGCGTGCCGGTGCGGTTCGTCGGTCATACGCTGGCCGATACCATTCCACTGGAGGCTGATCGTGCGTCCGCGCGTGCCGAGCTGGGGCTGTCTGACGGCCCGCTGGTGGCTTTGATGCCGGGCAGCCGCGGCGGCGAAGTCAGTCGTCTGGGTGCGCTGTTCCTCGATACCGCCGAACGCCTGCGTGCCATGCGCCCGGGGCTGCGCTTTGTCATGCCGTGCGCCAACCCCGAACGTCGGGCCCAGCTTGAAGCGTTGCTGGCCGGTCGCGACCTGCCAGTGACCCTGCTCGACGGCAAGTCCCACCTGGCGTTGGCCGCGTGCAACGCGGTCCTGATCGCGTCGGGTACGGCGACCCTTGAGGCGCTGCTGTACAAGCGCCCGATGGTCGTGGCCTACCGTCTTGCGCCGCTGACGTACTGGATTCTCAAGCGCATGGTCAAGAGCCCGTACGTCTCTCTGCCCAACCTGCTGGCCCAGCGACTGTTGGTGCCGGAATTGTTGCAGGATGATGCGACGGTCGAGGCACTGGCCCAGACCCTTTCGCCGCTGATCGACGGCGGTGAAGAACAGACTCGTGGCTTCGACGAAATCCACCGCACCCTGCGTCTGGACGCCTCCAATCAGGCGGCTGACGCCGTTCTGAACCTGATCGGGCAAAAACGATGA
- the rnhB gene encoding ribonuclease HII — MQMGLDFTLVAEVEELVAGVDEVGRGPLCGAVVTAAVILDPNRPIIGLNDSKKLTEARREKLYDEICEKALSWCIARAEVEEIDELNILHATMLAMQRAVAGLHIQPKLAMIDGNRCPKLPMRSEAVVKGDSKVPAIAAASILAKVSRDREMAAFELIYPGYGIGGHKGYPTPVHLEALVRLGPTPIHRRSFAPVRQAYEALEGLTPV; from the coding sequence ATGCAGATGGGCCTGGATTTCACCCTGGTCGCCGAAGTCGAAGAACTGGTGGCCGGCGTTGATGAAGTCGGTCGCGGCCCGTTGTGCGGTGCAGTCGTCACGGCGGCGGTCATCCTCGATCCGAACCGTCCGATTATCGGTCTCAACGACTCGAAAAAACTCACCGAAGCCAGGCGGGAAAAGCTCTACGACGAAATCTGCGAAAAGGCGCTGAGCTGGTGCATCGCCCGCGCCGAGGTCGAAGAGATCGACGAACTGAACATTCTGCACGCCACCATGCTGGCGATGCAGCGTGCGGTGGCCGGCCTGCACATCCAGCCGAAACTGGCGATGATCGACGGCAACCGTTGCCCGAAACTGCCGATGCGTTCCGAAGCGGTGGTCAAGGGCGACAGCAAGGTTCCGGCCATTGCGGCGGCGTCGATTCTGGCCAAGGTCAGCCGCGACCGTGAGATGGCGGCGTTCGAGTTGATTTATCCGGGTTATGGCATCGGTGGCCACAAAGGCTACCCGACCCCCGTTCATCTGGAAGCGCTGGTGCGCCTCGGGCCGACGCCGATTCATCGCCGTTCGTTTGCCCCGGTGCGACAGGCTTACGAGGCGCTGGAAGGTCTCACGCCGGTTTAG